Proteins from one Pongo abelii isolate AG06213 chromosome 7, NHGRI_mPonAbe1-v2.0_pri, whole genome shotgun sequence genomic window:
- the CHRNA2 gene encoding neuronal acetylcholine receptor subunit alpha-2 isoform X2, with translation MGRSCPVFLSFTKFSLWWLLLTPAGGEEAKRPPPGAPGDPLSSPSPTALPQGGSHTEAEDRLFKHLFRGYNRWARPVPNTSDVVIVRFGLSIAQLIDVDEKNQMMTTNVWLKQEWSDYKLRWNPADFGNITSLRVPSEMIWIPDIVLYNNADGEFAVTHMTKAHLFSTGTVHWVPPAIYKSSCSIDVTFFPFDQQNCKMKFGSWTYDKAKIDLEQMEQTVDLKGYWESGEWAIVNATGTYNSKKYDCCAEIYPDVTYAFVIRRLPLFYTINLIIPCLLISCLTVLVFYLPSDCGEKITLCISVLLSLTVFLLLITEIIPSTSLVIPLIGEYLLFTMIFVTLSIVITVFVLNVHHRSPSTHTMPRWVRGALLGCVPRWLLMNRPPPPLELCHAPRLKLSPSYHWLESNVDAEEREVAVEEEDRWACAGHVAPSVGTLCSHGHLHSGASVPKAEALLQEGELLLSPRMQKALEGVHYIADHLRSEDADSSVKEDWKYVAMVIDRIFLWLFIIVCFLGTIGLFLPPFLAGMI, from the exons CATTGCCGCAGGGAGGCTCGCATACTGAGGCTGAGGACCGGCTCTTCAAACACCTCTTCCGGGGCTACAACCGCTGGGCGCGCCCAGTGCCCAACACTTCAGACGTGGTGATTGTGCGCTTCGGACTGTCCATCGCTCAGCTCATCGATGTG GATGAGAAGAACCAAATGATGACCACCAACGTCTGGCTAAAACAG gaGTGGAGCGACTACAAACTGCGCTGGAACCCCGCTGATTTTGGCAACATCACATCTCTCAGGGTCCCTTCTGAGATGATCTGGATCCCCGACATTGTCCTCTACAACAA tgCAGATGGGGAGTTTGCAGTGACCCACATGACCAAGGCCCACCTCTTCTCCACGGGCACTGTGCACTGGGTGCCCCCGGCCATCTACAAGAGCTCCTGCAGCATCGACGTCACCTTCTTCCCCTTCGACCAGCAGAACTGCAAGATGAAGTTTGGCTCCTGGACTTATGACAAGGCCAAGATCGACCTGGAGCAGATGGAGCAGACGGTGGACCTGAAGGGCTACTGGGAGAGCGGTGAGTGGGCCATCGTCAATGCCACGGGCACCTACAACAGCAAGAAGTACGATTGCTGCGCCGAGATCTACCCCGACGTCACTTACGCCTTCGTCATCCGGCGGCTCCCGCTCTTCTACACCATCAACCTCATCATCCCCTGCCTGCTCATCTCCTGCCTCACTGTGCTGGTCTTCTACCTGCCCTCCGACTGCGGCGAGAAGATCACGCTGTGCATTTCGGTGCTGCTGTCACTCACCGTCTTCCTGCTGCTCATCACCGAGATCATCCCGTCCACCTCGCTGGTCATCCCGCTTATCGGCGAGTACCTGCTGTTCACCATGATCTTCGTCACCCTGTCCATCGTCATCACCGTCTTCGTGCTCAATGTGCACCACCGCTCCCCCAGCACCCACACCATGCCCCGCTGGGTGCGGGGGGCCCTTCTGGGCTGTGTGCCCCGGTGGCTTCTGATGAACCGGCCCCCACCACCCTTGGAGCTCTGCCACGCCCCACGCCTGAAGCTCAGCCCCTCTTATCACTGGCTGGAGAGCAACGTGGATGCTGAGGAGAGGGAGGTGGCggtggaggaggaggacagaTGGGCATGTGCAGGTCATGTGGCCCCCTCTGTGGGCACCCTCTGCAGCCACGGCCACCTGCACTCTGGGGCCTCAGTTCCCAAGGCTGAGGCTCTGCTGCAGGAGGGTGAGCTGCTGCTATCACCCCGCATGCAGAAGGCACTGGAAGGCGTGCACTACATTGCCGACCACCTGCGGTCTGAGGATGCCGACTCTTCG GTGAAGGAGGACTGGAAGTACGTTGCCATGGTCATCGACAGGATCTTCCTCTGGCTGTTTATCATCGTCTGCTTCCTGGGGACCATCGGCCTCTTTCTGCCTCCGTTCCTAGCTGGAATGATCTGA
- the CHRNA2 gene encoding neuronal acetylcholine receptor subunit alpha-2 isoform X1 yields MTKAHLFSTGTVHWVPPAIYKSSCSIDVTFFPFDQQNCKMKFGSWTYDKAKIDLEQMEQTVDLKGYWESGEWAIVNATGTYNSKKYDCCAEIYPDVTYAFVIRRLPLFYTINLIIPCLLISCLTVLVFYLPSDCGEKITLCISVLLSLTVFLLLITEIIPSTSLVIPLIGEYLLFTMIFVTLSIVITVFVLNVHHRSPSTHTMPRWVRGALLGCVPRWLLMNRPPPPLELCHAPRLKLSPSYHWLESNVDAEEREVAVEEEDRWACAGHVAPSVGTLCSHGHLHSGASVPKAEALLQEGELLLSPRMQKALEGVHYIADHLRSEDADSSVKEDWKYVAMVIDRIFLWLFIIVCFLGTIGLFLPPFLAGMI; encoded by the exons ATGACCAAGGCCCACCTCTTCTCCACGGGCACTGTGCACTGGGTGCCCCCGGCCATCTACAAGAGCTCCTGCAGCATCGACGTCACCTTCTTCCCCTTCGACCAGCAGAACTGCAAGATGAAGTTTGGCTCCTGGACTTATGACAAGGCCAAGATCGACCTGGAGCAGATGGAGCAGACGGTGGACCTGAAGGGCTACTGGGAGAGCGGTGAGTGGGCCATCGTCAATGCCACGGGCACCTACAACAGCAAGAAGTACGATTGCTGCGCCGAGATCTACCCCGACGTCACTTACGCCTTCGTCATCCGGCGGCTCCCGCTCTTCTACACCATCAACCTCATCATCCCCTGCCTGCTCATCTCCTGCCTCACTGTGCTGGTCTTCTACCTGCCCTCCGACTGCGGCGAGAAGATCACGCTGTGCATTTCGGTGCTGCTGTCACTCACCGTCTTCCTGCTGCTCATCACCGAGATCATCCCGTCCACCTCGCTGGTCATCCCGCTTATCGGCGAGTACCTGCTGTTCACCATGATCTTCGTCACCCTGTCCATCGTCATCACCGTCTTCGTGCTCAATGTGCACCACCGCTCCCCCAGCACCCACACCATGCCCCGCTGGGTGCGGGGGGCCCTTCTGGGCTGTGTGCCCCGGTGGCTTCTGATGAACCGGCCCCCACCACCCTTGGAGCTCTGCCACGCCCCACGCCTGAAGCTCAGCCCCTCTTATCACTGGCTGGAGAGCAACGTGGATGCTGAGGAGAGGGAGGTGGCggtggaggaggaggacagaTGGGCATGTGCAGGTCATGTGGCCCCCTCTGTGGGCACCCTCTGCAGCCACGGCCACCTGCACTCTGGGGCCTCAGTTCCCAAGGCTGAGGCTCTGCTGCAGGAGGGTGAGCTGCTGCTATCACCCCGCATGCAGAAGGCACTGGAAGGCGTGCACTACATTGCCGACCACCTGCGGTCTGAGGATGCCGACTCTTCG GTGAAGGAGGACTGGAAGTACGTTGCCATGGTCATCGACAGGATCTTCCTCTGGCTGTTTATCATCGTCTGCTTCCTGGGGACCATCGGCCTCTTTCTGCCTCCGTTCCTAGCTGGAATGATCTGA